Proteins co-encoded in one Kribbella qitaiheensis genomic window:
- a CDS encoding TetR/AcrR family transcriptional regulator — MGDNTGPQSVSQSGLPLLDEPRPERADARRNRLKVLEAAERLFAEQGVKNVSLDAIAAAAGVGKGTVFRRFGDRAGLAVALLDEREVELQGKILTGPPPLGPGADPVDRAVAFLDAYLALLDRHVELFIDSENASDGARYRIGSYRLWHRHIAMLVESARPDLDADYTAHFILAPLAADLHHALRTEGFDLTRMQAALRTAVSGLLEVRV; from the coding sequence ATGGGAGACAATACCGGACCGCAGTCCGTTTCACAATCAGGTCTGCCGCTGCTGGACGAGCCACGCCCGGAACGGGCTGACGCGCGCCGCAACCGGCTGAAGGTCCTGGAGGCGGCCGAACGGCTGTTCGCGGAGCAGGGCGTGAAGAACGTGTCGCTGGACGCGATCGCGGCGGCGGCTGGGGTCGGCAAGGGGACCGTGTTCCGGCGCTTCGGCGACCGCGCGGGACTGGCGGTCGCGCTGCTGGATGAGCGCGAGGTGGAGCTACAGGGCAAGATCCTGACGGGCCCACCGCCGCTGGGGCCGGGAGCTGACCCGGTCGACCGGGCGGTGGCGTTCCTCGACGCCTACCTGGCGCTACTCGACCGGCATGTCGAACTGTTCATCGACAGCGAGAACGCGTCGGACGGCGCCCGCTACCGGATCGGCTCGTACCGCTTGTGGCACCGCCACATCGCCATGCTCGTCGAGTCCGCCCGCCCGGACCTGGACGCCGACTACACGGCCCACTTCATCCTGGCCCCGCTCGCGGCCGACCTCCATCACGCCTTACGTACCGAGGGCTTCGACCTCACCAGAATGCAGGCAGCACTCCGCACCGCAGTCTCCGGACTCCTAGAGGTTCGAGTCTGA
- a CDS encoding flavodoxin family protein, protein MSTESARIAIAYHSGYGHTAKQAEAVAAGAAAVPGVVADLVALDELTDELWDRLAAADAIIFGAPTYMGSPSAVFKAFAEASVKVWAADLGWRDKIAAGFTNSKAMAGDKLNSLVDFAVFAAQHGMIWVGLDLYPGWAESTASIEDLNRLGSWLGATAQSDADLSAEKAPPETDLRTAAYLGERVAKLTLRQLRGSLAA, encoded by the coding sequence ATGAGCACCGAATCCGCCCGGATCGCGATCGCCTATCACTCCGGCTACGGCCACACCGCGAAACAGGCCGAGGCCGTCGCGGCGGGCGCGGCCGCAGTACCGGGGGTTGTCGCTGACCTGGTAGCGCTCGACGAGCTGACCGACGAACTGTGGGACCGACTGGCCGCCGCGGACGCGATCATCTTCGGCGCGCCGACCTACATGGGCAGCCCGAGTGCGGTCTTCAAAGCATTCGCGGAAGCCAGCGTGAAGGTCTGGGCCGCGGATCTCGGCTGGCGGGACAAGATCGCGGCCGGGTTCACCAACTCGAAGGCGATGGCCGGCGACAAGCTCAACAGCCTGGTCGACTTCGCCGTATTCGCCGCCCAGCACGGGATGATCTGGGTCGGGCTCGACCTCTACCCGGGCTGGGCGGAGTCGACCGCGAGCATCGAGGACCTGAACCGGCTCGGCAGTTGGCTCGGCGCGACCGCCCAGTCCGACGCCGACCTGTCGGCCGAGAAGGCGCCGCCGGAGACCGACCTGCGCACCGCCGCGTACCTCGGCGAGCGGGTCGCGAAGCTCACCCTGCGGCAGTTACGCGGTTCGCTGGCCGCCTGA
- a CDS encoding DMT family transporter — protein MAWLVLLAAAVFEIAFALSLKPSEGFSRFWPTAGVLVFGVISVVLLSRTLDRLPVGTAYAVWTGLGSIGVVTLGVILFGEPLTLARIACISLIIAGVVGLRIAGST, from the coding sequence ATGGCCTGGCTCGTACTTCTCGCGGCGGCGGTCTTCGAGATCGCCTTCGCGCTCAGCCTCAAACCGAGCGAGGGCTTCAGCCGTTTCTGGCCGACGGCCGGCGTGCTCGTCTTCGGTGTGATCTCGGTCGTCCTGCTGTCCCGCACCCTCGACCGTCTGCCGGTCGGTACTGCGTACGCCGTCTGGACCGGCCTCGGCTCGATCGGCGTCGTCACCCTGGGCGTGATCCTCTTCGGCGAACCACTCACCCTCGCCAGAATCGCCTGCATCAGCCTGATCATCGCCGGCGTGGTCGGCCTCAGAATCGCCGGCAGCACCTAA
- a CDS encoding nucleotidyltransferase family protein: MFVTGLLLAADGSPGLGIPKQLLSYQGETLLGASLDTARDCGFDQLIVTLGAASEQVRERVDLDGARVVESPHADTGSSSIVPALDVVDRRTDGLVVMLGDQPGVTSAAVWSLVAEVATPVGVSRYDNGRGHPCFFTREMFGELRSLRRDQDIWDLIDDGPRTVTDVDAVGNVPLRVENWGDYQALVSQYEPGGAPVAPPAIHTTRSRLHRRRRRREGTGH; the protein is encoded by the coding sequence ATGTTCGTCACCGGGTTGCTGCTTGCTGCCGACGGGTCGCCGGGACTCGGCATCCCCAAGCAACTGCTTTCCTACCAAGGCGAAACGCTGCTCGGCGCCTCGCTGGATACCGCCCGCGACTGTGGATTCGATCAGTTGATCGTGACGCTGGGCGCCGCTTCCGAGCAGGTTCGCGAACGGGTCGACCTGGACGGTGCGCGGGTGGTGGAGTCCCCGCATGCCGACACCGGTAGTTCTTCGATCGTGCCCGCGCTGGACGTGGTCGACCGGCGTACGGACGGCCTGGTCGTGATGCTTGGTGACCAGCCCGGTGTGACGTCGGCCGCGGTCTGGTCGCTGGTCGCCGAGGTGGCCACGCCGGTCGGGGTCAGCCGCTACGACAACGGCCGTGGCCACCCGTGCTTCTTCACCCGGGAGATGTTCGGCGAGTTGCGCTCGCTGCGCCGCGACCAGGACATCTGGGACCTGATCGACGACGGGCCGCGGACGGTCACCGATGTCGATGCCGTAGGCAACGTTCCGCTCCGGGTGGAGAACTGGGGCGACTACCAGGCGCTCGTCTCGCAGTACGAGCCCGGTGGCGCGCCCGTCGCCCCACCCGCGATCCACACCACCCGGAGCCGCCTCCACCGCCGCCGACGCCGCCGCGAAGGCACCGGCCACTAA
- a CDS encoding DUF4245 domain-containing protein, which produces MSPTDSESTRAQPGTEENVSPEQAERARVRAEAAAYRAKSSADRAKSRTMTNMVWAMLACLIVVAFLAIVTWRPKSEKVRAVEYTARLQDAKKLAPWVLGPERMPAGWTVTSVEFRAPEQSPMTWHLGIVTDKKKYVGLEQSNVTGKSFQADELGKTSDDGTSTVAGVVWQRKTLLDRHDEHALVLIGSGATTIVTGNAGYPALETFAATVR; this is translated from the coding sequence ATGAGCCCGACGGATTCCGAGTCGACCCGCGCGCAGCCCGGTACCGAGGAGAACGTTTCCCCGGAGCAGGCCGAGCGCGCCCGGGTGCGCGCCGAAGCCGCGGCGTACCGGGCGAAGAGCAGTGCGGACCGGGCGAAGTCGCGGACGATGACCAACATGGTCTGGGCGATGCTGGCCTGCCTGATCGTGGTCGCGTTCCTGGCGATCGTCACCTGGCGGCCGAAGTCGGAGAAGGTCCGCGCGGTCGAGTACACGGCGCGGCTGCAGGATGCGAAGAAGCTGGCCCCGTGGGTGCTCGGGCCCGAGCGGATGCCGGCCGGCTGGACCGTGACCAGTGTCGAATTCCGCGCCCCGGAGCAAAGCCCGATGACCTGGCACCTGGGCATTGTCACCGACAAGAAGAAATATGTCGGGCTCGAGCAGTCGAATGTCACCGGCAAGAGCTTTCAGGCCGACGAACTCGGCAAGACCTCCGACGACGGTACGTCGACCGTGGCCGGCGTCGTCTGGCAGCGGAAGACCTTGCTGGACAGGCACGATGAACATGCGCTTGTTCTTATCGGTTCCGGCGCGACCACCATCGTGACCGGGAATGCCGGATATCCCGCACTGGAAACGTTTGCCGCCACAGTGCGCTGA